Sequence from the Manduca sexta isolate Smith_Timp_Sample1 unplaced genomic scaffold, JHU_Msex_v1.0 HiC_scaffold_2828, whole genome shotgun sequence genome:
TCCATCTTCAGTTTAGGTGATTTAGATATTTACGAAAGTCTGCTTTGCCAATTACcttcattacgattttaataaaactcaCGTTTTATCTGTTATCCAAAGGCACAAATCTAAAGTCCGAGCCTAATGAgttattattgatatatataacctaataaatttataaaattacaacagATCGGATTTTCTTTATCAATTTTGAACAGagtgtaaaataaacatttgctagatagtaaattgtattcaaagatcataataatataataataattatatcagccctgtattatatacttgcccactgctgagcacgggcctcctctactactgagagggattaggccttagtccaccacgctggcctagtgcgggttggcagacttcacacaccttcgaaattcctatagagaacttctcagatgtgcaggtttcctcatgatgttttccttcaccgttaaagcgaacgataaattcacaaagaatacacacatgattttagaaaagtcagaggtgtgtgcccttgggatttgaacatgcgcacattcgtcttggcagtccgttccacacccaactaggctatctccgcttctactaggctatcgccgcttctccTTATATTCAAAGATTATATCCTTCTTAGATTCAAAGATCATACTCACAATTAATTCAGCAGTATCCAGCAGATATTCGACAATATCCAAATGACCGTTCTGCGCTGCAGCTATTAAGGCGTGTCTAGACCCAGGTACCAGTTGTTCTATGCTCCCTTCATCAATTTCTATGGAGTTCCTATCGTCTCTGCCTGTCTGGCAGCCGAGAAGGTAGATAACAGTGTCTCGGTGGCCATTCTTTGCTGCATGAACCAGGGGAGTTTGTTCTGCTGTGTCTGTGTGACTGAGCGATGCGCCTGGAAGAGATTTAAGGATAAGTAATCAAGGTGTCTTACCTTTAAGATTcattatatctattaaaatgAATAGCACAATGATTGATTGttgcattattttatgaatgaacaaaaattatttacgagTTTTATTTAGTGAAAACCTTAAGTTTTCCAATGGCAAAATTTTATCTAAGTtctttagtatattattttgccCGGTCCAGTTGCCTAAGGTTCAATTGTGATAATACAAATACTAAACTTTACATTTAGGTAATCtaattatgtcaaattaataattacgcaaaaataattcaattacctGCAGCTATAAGTCTTCGGGCAACATCAGTGTGGCCTCGTTGACACGCCAGCGACAAAGCTGTGCAGCCTTGAGAGTTCGTCATTTCTAGATCTGCTCCAAACTCGATAAGAAGCCCAACCATGGACAGAATCCCTTGATATGAATACATACACAGCAAAGGAGCGTTTCCAAGACACTCGGTAATTTGGTTTGGAGATCCACCGGCCAACAACATAAGGCGAGATACTTTCACATTGGGCGTGTAAATATTCCTCAAATTAGCAATCGCTTCACCAACATTTGCTGAGCTTGTTGCTACCATCATAGCTTGTAAATCTCTAGGGCATAACCCTAGCTGTGCAGGTCCCAAGTTTCTATACATGTGAGCTTTCAGAATGTGATGACCGAGCTCCATAGACTTCTCGGAGTCCAGTGGAGCTTGAACCCTAGATAATCTAAAGGCGATGCCACAGTGACCAGCTCTCAAATCACATAGAAATTTGGGGCTCTCATTATCATCTCTTCGGATTAACCATTCCCTGAATGAAGGGTGGAAAAACATGTACGTATTGTCAATTCTCTTTACGAGGAAGTCTGTGAGGCTGTCGAATCTGTGGCAAAACTCATCCCAAGGCAGGAACGTGTTCACTAACAAAGAATTCACAGAATAATATATCTCCACCAATGTAAGAGGGTATAAGGCAGCTAAACACACGCTGAGAATGTGTGTGACCTTCTCAAAAGATTGCACAGTTGGAAAACGCAGATTGAACTGCAACAAGAATATCTGGGCCAAGGATATCGGCACCACTTTGTAATTAGTCGACTTCACCACAATATGACTCCTCTCTAACAaatctaatattaattttaggaaCAAAAACGAGCCTTGGCTCAAATGGAGGACATATTGTGCGAACTTCATCACCGAATTGTGTACTCCTTCCAATTTTCCAGTTGATGATTTTATGTTGGTCTCTATTATAGGCGCTGCCTGGACTCTAGTGTTAAAATACTCCAATAAATCTTTGTTGACATTATCGGACTCGTCTAGACTTAATCTCGCGTAGGGCAGTTGTTTTGTTAAGTCTATGAACTGTGTCCTGACTGTAGCTACAACTTTGAGCCACGAGGGCATTTCAGCCACATGTCTTGCGAGGAATGAAGCGATTGTGTGACCGTGGTCTGGTCTATGGTACTCGGCTTCGCAGAGACCATCGACAAGGATGATGCTGTTGGTGGAATCTATGCTTCCATTTCTTCGGAGGAAGATAAGGGGCTCGATTATTCCCCTCATGAAGGCCAGATCTGCGTCAGCTATGCATTCCTTTAAGGATAAACATCCAAGGAGATGTGGTTCGCTTAGGAGATACTCTCTGTATGCTTGCAGTCTCGGAGCTTGGCACAGTTGTGCAGCTAGCGAATGGACGAATTCACCCACCAGGCAAGTACTGTTGTTATCGgcctgtaataaaaaaaaaaattatatgtgtggaaaaattaattactaaataatttgtgattgttttaaatgttgatAACAGAATTAACATATAGGTGTGAGAAGCAGTGGTTattcaaatgattttttaattaatgtatataattaattttatacacttcataataggtaataattataacttattatattcataaaagcGCAAATGACTTGTTTAAGTTATTACATGCCTATTATACATCTTTggattaaaactataatataagaataacaaAACTGCCAAAACTTCAATCAATTACTTACTTGACAGAAATGATATGCAACGACATGGGAAGCCAGATGGGTGAACATGCCGGCAGTCATCTCCTCGGGCAGCATTTCCCTGATATCCGACTGCTCCCTTAACTCTTCATACTCGTAGTTCCTCTTCCTGCCGAAGCAGGAGTATTCCACCAGCTGCAGGATCAACGCCGTCTTTCCTGTCCCTGGACATCCTGACACTAGGATACCTATTGAAAggaataacattaaatataggATTCATAATTATGATACATTGCGGAGTTACATGAGAACAATTgagatttatttaatgacactatttagaaaatgaaaatattgatgTTGGATTTTTTATGATAGATGTTaaaaatttgttgaaaaatttatcaatcaaaatcatttaaagatttcgttttcgaaataaaataacttactaaCTTAAACTGAAAATCAAAGATACCAACCCGAGGCACTGGATTCGAGAGCCTTCTCCATGTCCCTGATGAGCCACTGTCTGCCGGAGAAGTGGCCGCGGTTGTCTGTTGACGGCACTTCGAAGAATAGTGGCCGCAGCGTGAGTTGAGGTGATGGGTGGACTGTAGAATACAGAATATAAGATGTAATCAAAATCTTACGCACAAATATCAACATTGAAGCTTTTTCAATCTAAAATCTTCTAAAAACTTACAAGATACGAAGAAgatagaattatataaaatagcatAACCATAAACCAACGAATTACACGCTACACAGAATACATACAAATGAAAATTTTCTGAGTTTTTTGAGGAGTTGATAGCGCACAATATAAGCAAACGGTGGtagtacatataatacatatagtaaagtatttattttatgcctTTCAACGTTTTGATTTTATCTTTTGCTTCTTACCTTTTTTGGTCTCAGAAGAAGTGGAAGACTGTTTACTGCTGACCCTAGCAGACCGTCGAGCGGCCGTCTTTCTTCCCTTGAAGAAACCACTGGACATTCGCGTCAGCTCATCTGATCTGCCGCTTTGTAATGCTGTAATTAATTGACATCTTGAAATTATCGATCAACtgtttttttatctgttaatGTACActaagtaaatttatgtttatgggCGAAGTTAAGGTTTAATGATCCTTTGTTAATGAAACTAACACATGAAtagaaaaactatttatagcGATTGGAAACGATGAGGGCTATGTAAGCTTATCAAAGAAATTTACAATTGACGATACGTCTTAGACATCCTTTCATCACCCATAATCACTAATATCTTCAAGAACAATAATTTAATCACCCACTACCTTATAATATTCACTTACCATTAACTGAATGTCGTCTGCTGCCCGGACTTGATGATGAGCAGTTGCTGGCCGCTGATAAGCTCATGGACGCTAAGGAGCCGAGGGAATCCCGTCCCAGAGGCGTTGTAGCGTCCACTTCCGATGAACCAGTGAGGGTTGACACCTGATAATACACGTGCtggttgattttatatttttggaattctATACTTATGAAACTTACATTGGTGCTACTTGCCTGATgagaaatatcataaaaaacaaCGTCACCATCaagatatttaattacataatattcaagcggcgatagcctagttggctatggaacggactgccgagacgaatgtccgcaggttcaaatcccaagggcacacacctctgacttttctataaaattatgtgtgtattttttgtgaatttatcgttcgctttaacggtgaaggaaaacaccgtgaggaatcctgtacatctgagaagttcgctataggaatttcgaagctgtgtgaagtctaccaatccgcactaggccagcgtggtggactaaggcctaatccctctcagtagtagaggaggcccgtgctcagcagtgggcaagtatataatacagagctgatattattattattaatattcattactataatgtaatttttgccatacaatacaaACTTTGTCGTACGACAAAGAAATCAACGTTAGATTCCTTAAAAACTTATCAACTAATACTGATTGAATTCCAGAAGACCATCGAATACAGAATTTAGCAATAGAAGTTATACTTACCGGGCTAGTATTATGAGAGGCGAGGGTATGAGCGTCAAGGCATGCCAGGGAAGTGCAGCTGTCTCTAGCCTTGTTCCTGGACCCTCGCCCATCCCTGAGCAGCAAGCCAAGCCTCATGTACAGGTCATTCTGCCGCCGCGACTCGTATCCTTGCTTGATGTGACCACCCTCATCATCTGTAAGAGATAATTATTACTATCATATTTGTTATCAGTGTTGTATAGTCTACTGCGAAAGAACATGACAATACGCTAGTTGATGCAGACGTAGATCTATTCTAATTTTATAAGGccataaaacaaaaaccaaagTACCTACGAAATTGCACACTAAAGGCAAAAGAAATGCAAGGCCATAAAGTTAtgctgacaataaaaaacactcATATTTAAAATTGGCAATAAGTTTACAGTAACGAATGGAAGacattttatgacatttattttggtTTCTTATTCTTTTATGTTGGTAGTTATGCGGGGCattagtgttaattttttttctgtttataaaatttccgTCCTAAACCACACTTCaaaccaatataaaatacatgcaAATTCACTCGTGCATTATTcacacacaataataatatagaaaaaaaaagtatctaCACATATATTAACTACAGCAAACCCCAACTAACTTTGAAAGTATtggctacattttttttaatgaataggtTTTTTCATAAAGATTTCTAACTCTGGAAATAAAGCTCATTGTCTATCAATTGTATTTCCCTATTGTAtgtaaacaacataaaatagCGACTACATGTAACCCTCGCTTTTATAGTAATCgaaaaaatccataaattaCCTCCTACATACATTTGTTCTTCATTGTTTTCATGAAAGTTACCATGggaa
This genomic interval carries:
- the LOC119192485 gene encoding protein TANC2-like: YVAPLSSLGVRCYPTGLPEEGPRSAAWHSLVFNKIRSLWTAHSSVPQGLNQLTDDEGGHIKQGYESRRQNDLYMRLGLLLRDGRGSRNKARDSCTSLACLDAHTLASHNTSPVSTLTGSSEVDATTPLGRDSLGSLASMSLSAASNCSSSSPGSRRHSVNALQSGRSDELTRMSSGFFKGRKTAARRSARVSSKQSSTSSETKKVHPSPQLTLRPLFFEVPSTDNRGHFSGRQWLIRDMEKALESSASGILVSGCPGTGKTALILQLVEYSCFGRKRNYEYEELREQSDIREMLPEEMTAGMFTHLASHVVAYHFCQADNNSTCLVGEFVHSLAAQLCQAPRLQAYREYLLSEPHLLGCLSLKECIADADLAFMRGIIEPLIFLRRNGSIDSTNSIILVDGLCEAEYHRPDHGHTIASFLARHVAEMPSWLKVVATVRTQFIDLTKQLPYARLSLDESDNVNKDLLEYFNTRVQAAPIIETNIKSSTGKLEGVHNSVMKFAQYVLHLSQGSFLFLKLILDLLERSHIVVKSTNYKVVPISLAQIFLLQFNLRFPTVQSFEKVTHILSVCLAALYPLTLVEIYYSVNSLLVNTFLPWDEFCHRFDSLTDFLVKRIDNTYMFFHPSFREWLIRRDDNESPKFLCDLRAGHCGIAFRLSRVQAPLDSEKSMELGHHILKAHMYRNLGPAQLGLCPRDLQAMMVATSSANVGEAIANLRNIYTPNVKVSRLMLLAGGSPNQITECLGNAPLLCMYSYQGILSMVGLLIEFGADLEMTNSQGCTALSLACQRGHTDVARRLIAAGASLSHTDTAEQTPLVHAAKNGHRDTVIYLLGCQTGRDDRNSIEIDEGSIEQLVPGSRHALIAAAQNGHLDIVEYLLDTAELIPDGICPVTGETALTAACSTGNAAIANALLIRGATPYSLNARQMSPLALAAKNGRTALVLRLLDSGADVMGSNGKSPLILAAAEGHSDVVEMLLDHGADPDAVDSDGLSPLGWACLRSRVPTVITLLDKGATIDLPDGSGRTPLGLACGGSSDLVEILLERGASLERVDHSGLRPLDRAIGQRNIQVVNCFLRKGAKLGPTTWVMASGKPEFMLILLNKLLEDGNMLYRKNRPSEAAHRYQYALKKINPLISDEGVTAPTTQPVPHEHVSAFVQLKTNLLLNLSRCKRKLNEPSEALDLAARASVLRPNAFECAYAMSRAILALNKPSEALPHARRALLLAPSNDLSAVRTLKALQQEILTRINTGSHSLNGDTRSMRNFDTISLNMP